From Fusarium fujikuroi IMI 58289 draft genome, chromosome FFUJ_chr07, a single genomic window includes:
- a CDS encoding DNA-directed RNA polymerase I 135K chain UN-18 — protein sequence MAPSATETEWDHQFHTLRREDLFRNPPKDHTAYPALQLAVDPHLESFNGLFRDDGKPGLLAHGIADIGARTYLDGDDRASPDGKNRLTIRYKDVFLQKPQVPPSNKMARNRQVFPAECRERHVTYRGRLSATLEYRINGGDPVEFTREFGQVPVMIKSNRCHLENNSPALLVERKEESEELGGYFIVNGIEKIIRMLQLNKRNFPMAINRPSFQNRGPGYTPYGIILRAVRPDETSQTNVLHYLSDGNMTFRFSWRKNEYLVPVMMILKALVETNDREIFEGLVGPAGSKSTENTFLTHRIELLLRTYKSYNLYSKSDTRAYLGEKFRVVLGVPDTMTNLEVGTEFLRRIVLVHLGNVDVTEEQDKEKFKLLLFMIRKLYALVAGDCAVDNPDAVQNQEILLGGFLYGQILKERLDEFLSVNVRASLRDYLRRNPGVAFTSEDFRKEFPNNIFRKANENLGNALEYFLSTGNLQSASGLDLQQTAGFTVVAEKLNFLRFISHFRMVHRGAFFAQLKTTAVRKLLPESWGFMCPVHTPDGAPCGLLNHLAHKCKIMTDYVDVSHIASLAQELGIVDVSSASTEENVVVMLDGKILGFCTPKESVRIADCFRYWKVEGTHGVPLQLEIGYVPPSRGGSYPGIYMTSTPARMVRPVKYLPLQKEDWVGPYEQPYMSIAVVPQEVESGKSTHVEFDPTNMLSILANMTPFSDFNQSPRNMYQCQMGKQTMGTPGAAIRYRTDNKSYRIQTGQTPIVRAPLHNTYGFDNFPNGMNAVVAVISYTGYDMDDAMILNKSAHERGFGHGTIYKTKKISLKDDSRTKATKSVTKAFGFAPHSYVSAQYQGMLDDDGLPHVGRLIQEGDVICAWHTVTPDYNGKLVNLDGITHYEKYKDSENGFVEEVRLIGADSGNEPLQTISVKFRIPRSPIIGDKFSSRHGQKGVASQKWPTMDLPFSETGISPDIIINPHAFPSRMTIGMFVESLAGKAGALHGLAQDSTPFKFDEENTAGDYFGHQLMKAGYNYHGNEPMYSGITGEELAADIYIGVVYYQRLRHMVNDKYQVRTTGPVVPTTGQPIKGRKRGGGIRVGEMERDALLAHGTAFLLQDRLLNCSDYSKSWICRRCGSFLSVQPTVSQFAPGKKKAASIVRCRACAVKLDDAEGIDLTEIQGEIWEDGHGNSWVGGDHTTQVVVPGALKFLDVELAAMGVKLKYRVDRGDEPRKGPMRPMALSGVRVGK from the exons ATGGCACCCTCGGCCACCGAAACCGAGTGGGATCACCAATTCCATACCCTGCGCCGAGAGGACCTTTTCCGAAACCCTCCAAAGGATCACACTGCCTATCCTGCCCTCCAATTAGCCGTCGACCCTCATCTCGAGTCCTTCAATGGCTTGTTTCGCGACGATGGCAAGCCAGGCCTGCTGGCGCATGGTATAGCCGACATTGGCGCCAGAACATACCTCGATGGCGACGACCGCGCCTCGCCAGATGGCAAGAATCGCCTCACTATTAGATACAAAGACGTCTTCCTTCAGAAGCCTCAGGTGCCCCCTTCCAATAAGATGGCCCGGAACCGTCAGGTTTTCCCAGCCGAGTGCAGAGAACGCCATGTAACATATCGAGGAAGGCTCTCAGCTACTCTCGAGTACCGCATCAACGGCGGAGATCCAGTTGAGTTTACTCGGGAGTTTGGCCAAGTACCTGTCATGATCAAG TCGAACCGATGCCACCTTGAGAACAACTCGCCCGCGCTCCTTGTTgagagaaaggaagaatCCGAGGAGCTTGGAGGATACTTTATCGTGAATGGTATCGAGAAGATTATTCGAATGCTGCAGTTGAACAAGCGAAACTTTCCCATGGCCATCAACCGACCTAGTTTCCAGAACCGTGGCCCTGGTTACACTCCCTACGGTATTATTCTGCGTGCAGTTCGCCCCGACGAAACCTCTCAGACCAACGTCCTCCACTACCTCAGCGACGGAAACATGACGTTCCGTTTCTCATGGCGCAAGAACGAATACCTTGTTCCCGTCATGATGATCCTGAAGGCACTGGTTGAGACCAACGATCGCGAGATCTTTGAGGGACTGGTCGGTCCTGCTGGCTCCAAGTCAACCGAGAACACCTTCTTGACACACCGAATCGAGCTGCTTCTACGGACATACAAGTCATACAACCTCTACAGCAAGTCGGATACGAGAGCATACCTGGGCGAGAAGTTTCGAGTTGTTCTAGGAGTGCCGGACACCATGACCAATCTCGAGGTCGGAACTGAGTTCTTGCGGAGAATTGTCTTGGTCCACCTTGGAAATGTTGATGTTACTGAAGAGcaggacaaggagaagtttaagctgcttctcttcatgaTCCGAAAGCTTTATGCGCTTGTCGCTGGTGACTGTGCTGTCGACAATCCCGATGCCGTCCAGAACCAGGAGATCTTGCTTGGTGGTTTCTTGTATGGACAGATCCTCAAGGAAAGACTCGATGAGTTCCTCAGCGTCAACGTTCGAGCATCTTTGCGTGATTACCTTCGAAGGAACCCCGGCGTTGCCTTCACCTCGGAGGACTTCCGCAAGGAATTCCCCAACAACATTTTCCGCAAGGCCAACGAGAACCTCGGAAATGCTCTAGAATACTTCCTGTCAACGGGTAACTTGCAGAGTGCCTCGGGTCTTGATTTGCAACAAACAGCCGGTTTTACAGTCGtggctgagaagctcaacTTCTTGCGTTTCATCAGTCATTTCCGCATGGTGCATCGTGGTGCCTTCTTCGCCCAACTGAAGACTACGGCCGTCCGAAAGTTGCTCCCAGAGTCGTGGGGGTTTATGTGTCCTGTCCATACTCCTGATGGTGCTCCTTGTGGTCTTCTCAACCATCTTGCGCACAAGTGTAAGATCATGACTGACTACGTCGATGTGTCTCATATTGCTTCTCTCGCTCAGGAGCTTGGAATTGTTGACGTTTCCTCGGCTTCGACTGAAGAGAATGTCGTTGTCATGCTTGATGGCAAGATCCTTGGTTTCTGTACTCCCAAGGAGTCTGTCAGAATTGCAGACTGCTTCCGATACTGGAAGGTTGAGGGTACTCATGGAGTTCCTCTTCAGCTCGAGATTGGTTACGTTCCTCCATCCAGGGGTGGATCTTATCCGGGTATTTACATGACATCAACGCCCGCAAGAATGGTGCGCCCTGTCAAATACCTTCCCCTTCAGAAGGAGGATTGGGTTGGTCCTTATGAGCAGCCTTATATGTCGATTGCTGTGGTGCCTCAGGAGGTCGAGTCTGGCAAGTCAACACATGTCGAGTTCGACCCCACAAACATGCTCTCGATTCTTGCCAACATGACGCCGTTTTCCGATTTCAACCAGTCTCCTCGAAACATGTACCAGTGTCAGATGGGTAAGCAAACTATGGGAACTCCTGGCGCTGCTATCCGCTACCGAACCGATAACAAGTCTTATCGCATCCAAACTGGCCAAACGCCCATTGTGCGAGCACCTCTTCACAACACATATGGCTTCGACAACTTCCCCAACGGCATGAACGCAGTTGTTGCTGTCATTTCTTATACCGGATACGACATGGATGACGCCAtgattctcaacaagagtgCTCACGAGCGAGGCTTTGGCCATGGTACAATctacaagacaaagaagatcTCACTCAAGGATGACTCTCGAACCAAGGCCACTAAGAGTGTCACCAAGGCCTTTGGCTTTGCCCCACACAGTTACGTGAGCGCTCAGTACCAGGGCATGCTGGATGACGATGGTCTGCCTCATGTTGGTCGTCTGATTCAAGAGGGAGACGTCATCTGTGCCTGGCACACAGTGACTCCCGACTACAACGGCAAACTGGTGAACCTCGACGGCATTACTCACTATGAGAAGTACAAGGATTCGGAGAACgggtttgttgaagaagtccGCCTGATCGGAGCCGACTCAGGTAACGAGCCCCTGCAAACAATCTCCGTCAAGTTCCGTATTCCCCGATCGCCCATCATTGGTGACAAGTTCTCTTCTCGACACGGACAGAAGGGTGTTGCCTCGCAAAAGTGGCCGACGATGGACCTCCCCTTTTCTGAGACTGGCATTTCCCCCGATATTATCATTAACCCCCACGCTTTCCCTTCTCGTATGACGATAGGCATGTTTGTGGAGTCGCTGGCAGGCAAGGCTGGCGCGCTTCATGGCCTTGCGCAAGACTCGACGCCGTTCAAGTTTGACGAAGAGAACACGGCAGGAGATTACTTTGGCCACCAGCTGATGAAGGCTGGGTACAACTACCACGGCAATGAGCCCATGTACTCGGGCATCACTGGAGAGGAGCTCGCAGCTGACATTTACATCGGAGTCGTCTACTACCAGCGACTGCGACACATGGTGAACGACAAGTACCAGGTGCGAACCACAGGTCCAGTCGTCCCTACAACCGGACAACCTATTAAGGGCCGAAAGAGGGGTGGTGGTATTCGTGTCGGAGAAATGGAGCGTGATGCTCTGCTGGCACACGGAACTGCTTTCCTGCTTCAAGATCGCCTGCTCAACTGCTCTGACTACTCGAAATCGTGGATCTGCCGCCGATGTGGTTCGTTCCTCTCTGTGCAGCCAACAGTGTCACAGTTTGCGccgggcaagaagaaggccgcgAGCATCGTACGATGCCGTGCCTGTGCGGTCAAGCTGGACGACGCGGAGGGCATCGACCTTACCGAGATCCAGGGTGAGATTTGGGAGGACGGTCACGGTAACTCTTGGGTCGGAGGTGACCACACTACGCAGGTTGTTGTCCCTGGTGCgctcaagttccttgatgttgagcttgCTGCGATGGGTGTCAAGCTCAAGTACCGTGTGGACCGTGGCGATGAGCCTCGGAAGGGTCCGATGAGACCTATGGCATTAAGCGGCGTTCGGGTTGGAAAATAG
- a CDS encoding related to tyrosinase precursor (monophenol monooxygenase), giving the protein MRIILAWLLFAVVTAQSYNYGGVDIDSLTRRQDPDAPIVVKALPQTRNGTTPLRLEIRQMKADRYKWDLFILSMSMFQDVSQDDPASWYKIAGIHGVPFEAWNGVEAAPGANQSGYCAHSSVLFPVWHRPYLALFEQELYRMANVIAGMFPNGTDRQTYIDAARDFRMPYWDWAMPPPPGESHFPDVFWNATISQWGPRGVQEIRNPLYSYRFHPKNASAMIWSPLRDWDETKRAPNVSESLTDPTSGNDKVNAALLSRLPEIQRRLYELLTSYKDFNSFGTKAWGATQNLSTADSIESVHDIIHTDGGLGGHMTYVPLSSFDPLFLLHHAMTDRVVAIWQSLNPYSWVTPMPAGENSFTTLKGEMQDSQSPLTPFFASVDGTFWNSDTARTTEAFGYTYADTDLTGKQKEDVRQDLQKKVSEWWGGSAAVGLQAGTDIMIAGGISSTDYTAKWTIAVLVNMGAFPGSYTIYFYLGQLPTDCGEQTSHYIGGIPFAGNLMANPSDSVITAALPIESRLRERVIYGDLPSLSFKDVEYYLLERQKLQLCVMADFRRDVDPAQVSGLRVEIVRSSHKDGRDSFKMDTS; this is encoded by the exons atgcgTATCATCCTCGCTTGGCTGCTCTTCGCTGTCGTCACAGCACAGAGCTACAACTACGGCGGCGTTGATATCGACTCCCTCACACGCAGACAAGACCCCGATGCGCCGATCGTCGTCAAGGCCTTGCCTCAGACTCGTAATGGCACTACGCCACTCAGGCTCGAGATACGACAGATGAAGGCCGATCGCTACAAATGGGACTTGTTCATACTCTCCATGAGCATGTTCCAGGATGTCAGTCAGGACGACCCTGCTTCGTGGTACAAGATCGCTG GGATCCACGGAGTTCCTTTCGAGGCTTggaatggtgttgaggcggCCCCAGGAGCAAACCAGTCTGGTTATTGCGCCCACAGCTCCGTTCTTTTCCCGGTGTGGCACCGGCCGTATCTAGCTCTCTTTGAG CAAGAGCTATATCGAATGGCCAATGTCATTGCCGGCATGTTTCCTAACGGGACCGATCGGCAAACATATATAGACGCTGCACGCGACTTCCGAATGCCATATTGGGACTGGGCAATGCCTCCCCCTCCAGGAGAATCACATTTTCCTGATGTATTCTGGAATGCGACCATCTCCCAGTGGGGTCCTCGAGGTGTTCAGGAGATACGCAACCCTCTCTACTCGTACAGGTTTCATCCAAAAAACGCAAGTGCTATGATATGGAGTCCA CTGAGAGACTGGGACGAGACCAAGAGAGCCCCTAACGTATCTGAGAGTTTAACCGATCCGACGTCTGGCAACGACAAGGTCAACGCTGCGCTACTATCGAGACTTCCAGAGATACAACGGCGCCTCTATGAGCTTTTGACGAGTTACAAGGACTTCAACAGCTTCGGGACCAAGGCATGGGGTGCTACGCAGAATTTGTCAACAGCGGACTCGATCGAATCTGTTCACGACATTATTCATACCGACGGCGGTCTTGGAGGACACATGACATATGTCCCTCTGTCTTCGTTCGATCCACTGTTCCTGCTTCACCACGCCATGACAGATCGAGTAGTTGCCATATGGCAATCTCTCAACCCGTACTCATGGGTCACTCCAATGCCGGCGGGTGAAAACAGTTTCACCACTCTCAAGGGGGAGATGCAAGACTCTCAGTCCCCGTTGACTCCGTTCTTTGCGTCTGTTGACGGCACCTTCTGGAACTCAGACACAGCCAGGACAACAGAAGCTTTCGGATACACGTATGCTGATACTGATCTCACGGGGAAACAGAAGGAAGATGTTCGACAAGACTTACAAAAGAAGGTGAGCGAATGGTGGGGAGGTTCAGCTGCGGTTGGTCTTCAGGCGGGCACGGATATTATGATAGCAGGCGGAATCTCTTCGACAGACTACACGGCCAAATGGACTATCGCTGTCTTGGTAAATATGGGGGCATTTCCCGGTTCCTACACCATCTACTTCTACCTGGGACAGCTGCCCACCGACTGCGGTGAACAAACCTCTCATTATATCGGCGGTATCCCATTTGCTGGCAATCTCATGGCAAACCCATCAGACTCGGTGATTACAGCAGCACTGCCCATCGAATCTCGACTCAGAGAAAGGGTCATATATGGAGATCTTCCCAGTCTGAGTTTCAAAGATGTCGAGTATTATCTGCTGGAACGACAGAAGCTCCAGCTCTGTGTGATGGCCGACTTCAGAAGGGATGTGGACCCAGCTCAGGTCAGTGGGCTACGTGTTGAAATTGTCCGCTCAAGTCATAAAGATGGTCGAGATTCGTTCAAGATGGACACTTCTTAG